In Candidatus Nomurabacteria bacterium, a genomic segment contains:
- a CDS encoding trypsin-like peptidase domain-containing protein: MGDITPQENHNVRPSQPTMHESEKKAFRSILIMAVVFSLVLGAISGAVFGVLAVNNQLGSGIEKLFGLNASGSAITENRTVQVAEDSATVDVVNQVQDSVVSVIGTQDFSQISQDSNFFSPFGIGVPSQPQQGKRDVRGGTGFIVSSDGLILTNKHVVDLETIDYSVVLNDGTRVDAQVLARDPSLDLAILKIDKTGLPAVKLGDSESVQIGETVIAIGNALGRFQNTVTKGIVSGLSRTIEAGDGSGQTEVIEDTIQTDAAINSGNSGGPLLNISGEVIGVNTAVSTEGQSLGFAIPINAAKQDVQSVQEKGKIVRPYLGIRYTVVTANMQEQNNLSVDYGALLVRGSDASELAVIPGSPADKAGLEENDIILEFDGKKITSDTTLTNILIDYKVGDTVSLKVLHDGEEKTIQLTLGEREV; the protein is encoded by the coding sequence ATGGGGGATATCACACCACAAGAAAATCACAATGTAAGACCCTCTCAGCCGACCATGCACGAGAGCGAGAAAAAAGCTTTCCGTTCCATACTTATCATGGCGGTCGTGTTTAGTTTAGTGCTCGGCGCTATTTCCGGAGCAGTATTTGGCGTGTTGGCGGTGAATAATCAACTTGGCAGTGGGATTGAAAAACTTTTTGGCTTAAATGCCTCAGGCTCAGCAATTACTGAAAATCGTACGGTGCAAGTAGCCGAGGATTCAGCTACGGTTGATGTAGTGAATCAGGTGCAAGATAGTGTGGTGAGCGTCATTGGGACGCAGGATTTTAGTCAGATTTCTCAAGATTCAAATTTTTTCTCTCCATTTGGCATTGGGGTGCCGAGTCAGCCCCAACAAGGTAAGCGCGATGTGCGCGGTGGTACAGGTTTTATTGTTTCCAGCGATGGTTTAATTCTTACCAATAAGCATGTAGTAGATTTAGAGACCATTGATTACTCAGTCGTGCTGAATGATGGCACGCGGGTTGATGCACAAGTTTTAGCCCGAGACCCAAGTCTTGATTTGGCGATTTTGAAGATTGATAAAACTGGTTTACCAGCAGTGAAGCTGGGCGATTCAGAAAGCGTGCAAATCGGTGAAACAGTGATTGCAATTGGAAACGCCTTAGGTCGATTCCAAAACACAGTGACGAAAGGTATTGTGTCAGGTCTCTCTCGTACTATTGAAGCAGGTGATGGCAGCGGCCAAACCGAAGTGATTGAAGACACCATTCAGACCGATGCGGCAATTAATTCAGGAAACTCAGGCGGTCCATTACTGAACATTTCCGGTGAAGTAATTGGCGTGAACACCGCAGTTTCTACTGAGGGTCAATCACTTGGCTTTGCTATTCCAATTAATGCAGCTAAACAGGATGTGCAAAGCGTGCAGGAAAAAGGGAAAATTGTTCGTCCTTACCTAGGCATTCGCTACACGGTAGTCACTGCCAATATGCAGGAGCAAAACAATCTCTCAGTTGATTATGGCGCTCTACTCGTTCGAGGAAGTGATGCTTCCGAGTTGGCGGTTATCCCAGGCAGTCCGGCAGATAAGGCTGGCCTAGAGGAAAACGATATTATCCTGGAATTCGATGGCAAGAAAATTACTTCGGATACCACGCTGACAAATATCTTAATTGACTATAAGGTAGGCGATACTGTTAGTCTGAAGGTATTGCATGATGGTGAGGAAAAAACTATTCAACTCACTTTAGGCGAGCGCGAAGTATAG